Proteins encoded within one genomic window of Saccharicrinis carchari:
- a CDS encoding AAA family ATPase yields MEEQTPFTNRVDLAELSQITQNIKNEISRVIVGQDKTIELMLTALLANGHVLLEGVPGVAKTLLAKLMAKSISTNFARVQFTPDLMPSDVLGTSIFNMGTSRFEFKAGPIFSNLVLIDEINRAPAKTQAALFEVMEERQVTMDGKCRKMDAPFIVLATQNPVEHEGTYRLPEAQMDRFLFKIELNYPSLDEEITLLSNAQGRGVRPELSLINPVANSQQIVALQALVTQVLVEPELIRYIAQTVEKTRNSNALYLGASPRASLAILNGSKAYAAIQGRDFVTPEDIKFVMVPVLTHRVILTPEKEMEGVQTHTVIQQIIDSIEIPR; encoded by the coding sequence ATGGAAGAGCAAACACCTTTTACAAATCGGGTTGATTTAGCAGAACTGAGCCAAATTACCCAAAACATAAAAAATGAGATAAGCCGGGTTATCGTAGGTCAGGACAAAACCATTGAACTTATGCTGACCGCTCTGCTGGCCAATGGACATGTTTTATTAGAGGGGGTGCCGGGAGTGGCCAAAACCTTACTGGCTAAACTAATGGCAAAAAGTATTTCAACCAACTTTGCCCGTGTTCAATTCACGCCCGACTTAATGCCTTCTGACGTGCTGGGAACCAGCATTTTTAACATGGGCACCTCCCGATTTGAGTTTAAAGCAGGTCCCATATTTTCTAATCTGGTGTTGATAGACGAAATAAACCGTGCCCCCGCTAAAACGCAAGCCGCCTTATTTGAGGTGATGGAAGAGCGACAGGTGACCATGGACGGAAAATGCCGTAAGATGGATGCCCCCTTTATTGTATTGGCCACACAAAACCCGGTGGAACACGAAGGAACCTACCGTCTGCCCGAAGCCCAGATGGATCGTTTTCTGTTTAAAATAGAATTAAACTACCCCTCACTGGATGAGGAGATTACTTTGCTCTCCAATGCACAGGGAAGAGGCGTTAGGCCTGAATTGTCGCTGATAAACCCCGTGGCCAATTCACAACAAATTGTAGCGTTGCAAGCCTTGGTAACACAAGTATTAGTAGAACCCGAACTCATACGCTATATCGCCCAAACGGTAGAGAAAACACGAAATTCCAATGCTTTGTATTTAGGGGCAAGTCCACGGGCTTCACTGGCCATTTTAAACGGGTCTAAGGCCTATGCCGCCATACAAGGTCGCGATTTTGTTACTCCCGAAGATATTAAATTTGTGATGGTGCCTGTTTTAACGCATCGCGTTATCCTTACTCCCGAAAAGGAAATGGAAGGTGTACAAACCCATACCGTTATACAGCAAATTATTGATTCTATCGAAATACCCCGATAG
- a CDS encoding DUF58 domain-containing protein, whose translation MRKRWKSIFITYRFYISLALIIVLMLLGQYFPVFYVAAQLTFWLFVLLLVVDALLLYGARNKQNLQAKRILPTRFSNGDKNRVELHFTSRFSCKAKITLIDELPVQFQMRDFEEKFTLQPGQEKTFCYQLVPVERGEYYFGALHLFICSPIAFISRRYSFNQNAMVKVYPGLIEMRRFELMAISNRLTEIGVKKIRRIGHQMEFDQIRDYITGDDYRTLNWKATARKNRLMVNQYQDEKSQQIYSLIDMGRTMQMPFNGMSLLDYAINTSLVISNIAMLKHDKAGLFTYSDTLHSIVPAASNGRHLQHIMEVLYNQHTNYKEPNLELLYAQIKRRVHQRSLMVLYTNFESLISARRQLPFLQRLAKSHLLVVVFFENTEVHQLAQQRTQSTEDIYIKTIAEKFVFDKKRIVRELKQHGIHAVLSAPSDLTVNTINKYLEIKARGLL comes from the coding sequence ATGCGCAAACGCTGGAAATCAATATTTATCACGTACCGTTTTTATATTTCGCTGGCCTTAATAATAGTACTCATGCTATTGGGACAATACTTCCCGGTGTTTTACGTGGCGGCACAATTAACTTTTTGGCTTTTTGTATTGTTGCTGGTGGTAGATGCCCTGCTGCTTTACGGTGCCAGAAATAAACAAAACCTGCAAGCCAAGAGGATTTTACCCACTCGTTTTAGCAACGGCGATAAGAATAGGGTGGAGCTGCACTTTACAAGTCGTTTCAGCTGTAAAGCTAAAATTACACTTATAGATGAACTACCGGTTCAGTTTCAGATGAGAGATTTTGAAGAGAAGTTTACGTTGCAACCCGGACAGGAAAAAACCTTTTGCTACCAACTTGTTCCGGTTGAGCGTGGTGAGTATTATTTTGGTGCTTTACATCTTTTTATCTGTTCCCCTATTGCTTTTATATCGCGACGATATAGTTTTAACCAGAATGCCATGGTTAAAGTGTATCCCGGTTTAATTGAGATGCGCAGATTTGAGCTGATGGCTATTTCCAATCGCCTTACCGAGATAGGGGTAAAAAAAATTCGCAGGATAGGTCATCAAATGGAGTTTGACCAGATAAGGGATTATATCACCGGCGATGATTACCGTACCCTCAACTGGAAAGCTACAGCTCGCAAAAATCGTTTGATGGTGAACCAGTATCAGGACGAAAAATCACAGCAAATATACAGCCTTATCGACATGGGACGCACTATGCAAATGCCCTTCAATGGGATGTCCTTGCTCGATTATGCCATCAACACCTCGCTGGTAATATCTAATATAGCTATGCTCAAACACGATAAAGCCGGGTTGTTTACCTATAGCGATACCTTACATTCCATTGTGCCTGCAGCTAGTAATGGGCGGCATTTGCAGCATATTATGGAGGTGTTGTACAATCAACATACCAACTATAAAGAACCTAACCTGGAATTACTTTATGCTCAAATAAAACGAAGGGTGCACCAGCGCAGCTTAATGGTACTATACACAAATTTTGAAAGCCTTATTTCGGCACGCAGACAGCTTCCCTTTCTGCAACGTTTAGCCAAAAGTCATTTGTTGGTGGTTGTATTCTTCGAAAATACCGAGGTACATCAACTCGCTCAGCAAAGAACCCAAAGTACAGAAGATATTTATATAAAAACCATTGCCGAAAAGTTCGTATTCGATAAAAAACGTATTGTTCGTGAATTGAAACAACATGGCATACATGCCGTTTTAAGTGCGCCGAGCGACCTGACTGTAAACACTATAAATAAGTATCTTGAAATAAAAGCGCGAGGTTTACTGTAA
- a CDS encoding tRNA dihydrouridine synthase, with protein sequence MDKNNFWNTSKRPLVMLAPMEDVTDTAFRELVLHNTIPGHLDVVFTEFASTDGLCHPKGRENVAQRLVISKTEQQLLIEKGVKIVAQIWGNNPEKFFKATKYIDENYRFDGIDINMGCPVRNVVAQGSCSALIENEPLAKEIIQATREATSLPVSVKTRIGLKKVDTERWINFLFKQPLEGLILHGRIQKQMSEGEANWEEIAKAVAIRNKVAPDIPLIGNGDVFSVEDMHERITKYGTDGAMIGRGIFKNPWMFQSPLAEINTEKRLATLFSHLQLYESAWGRSRPFPVLKRFFKIYVSDFRGASEIRKELMETNSITEARRVIENTLSKIVS encoded by the coding sequence ATGGATAAGAATAATTTTTGGAATACTTCAAAGAGACCATTAGTGATGCTTGCTCCTATGGAAGATGTTACTGACACCGCGTTTCGCGAACTGGTTTTACATAACACCATCCCCGGTCATCTGGATGTGGTATTTACTGAATTCGCTTCTACCGATGGTTTATGCCATCCTAAGGGACGTGAGAATGTTGCGCAGCGACTCGTTATTTCTAAAACAGAGCAACAACTATTAATCGAAAAAGGCGTGAAGATTGTAGCCCAGATATGGGGCAATAATCCGGAGAAGTTTTTTAAGGCCACCAAATATATTGACGAAAATTACCGTTTTGACGGGATTGATATTAATATGGGTTGCCCTGTGCGTAATGTAGTAGCGCAAGGGAGTTGCTCTGCTTTAATTGAAAATGAACCGTTGGCAAAAGAAATAATACAGGCCACCCGAGAAGCTACAAGCCTACCGGTAAGTGTAAAAACAAGGATAGGCTTAAAGAAAGTGGATACCGAACGCTGGATAAACTTTCTATTTAAGCAGCCGCTTGAGGGGCTTATTCTGCATGGCAGAATTCAGAAGCAGATGTCGGAAGGTGAAGCCAACTGGGAGGAGATTGCCAAAGCGGTAGCTATTAGAAATAAGGTAGCGCCTGACATCCCCCTCATTGGTAATGGAGATGTGTTTAGTGTTGAAGACATGCACGAACGTATAACTAAGTATGGTACAGATGGAGCGATGATTGGACGTGGTATTTTTAAAAATCCATGGATGTTCCAGTCACCTTTAGCGGAAATTAATACAGAAAAGAGACTTGCAACCCTCTTTAGCCATTTACAACTATACGAATCGGCGTGGGGGCGATCAAGGCCATTTCCTGTTTTAAAGCGTTTTTTTAAGATTTACGTTTCGGATTTTAGAGGCGCTTCCGAAATTCGTAAGGAATTAATGGAAACCAATAGCATTACAGAAGCACGGAGGGTGATTGAAAACACTTTATCAAAAATTGTAAGCTAG
- a CDS encoding DUF4199 domain-containing protein yields MEQSASKSSTVYTYGLYLGIAAIVFSLITYYGGMLGNTYFGYLGFVISIVFIYLGLKAYKENENGGYLKYGQGVGIGVLISLVGGIVSSIFTFVFFAFIDPAKHTEMMAIVQEQQLEAGVPAAQLEQMDGMMSAMMSPTAMAIYGVIGSVIGGLIISLIIAAILKKDPEPEF; encoded by the coding sequence ATGGAACAATCGGCTTCAAAATCGTCAACAGTTTATACTTATGGTCTTTATCTGGGTATTGCTGCTATTGTGTTTAGTTTAATTACCTACTACGGTGGTATGCTTGGAAATACTTATTTCGGCTATCTAGGTTTCGTTATAAGTATTGTGTTTATTTATTTAGGACTTAAGGCCTATAAAGAAAATGAGAATGGCGGATATTTAAAATACGGACAAGGCGTTGGTATAGGGGTACTCATTTCGTTGGTAGGTGGTATTGTATCGAGCATTTTTACTTTTGTGTTTTTTGCTTTTATCGATCCTGCAAAGCATACCGAAATGATGGCGATAGTGCAAGAGCAACAATTGGAAGCCGGCGTACCTGCGGCTCAGCTGGAACAAATGGATGGAATGATGAGTGCCATGATGAGCCCAACTGCAATGGCTATATATGGAGTAATAGGTTCTGTGATAGGTGGACTTATCATCTCCCTGATAATAGCTGCTATACTTAAAAAAGATCCGGAGCCTGAATTTTAA
- a CDS encoding glycosyltransferase family 2 protein, with product MNLSIVVPLFNEEESLDELYNWVRGVLTPLNISFEVIFIDDGSNDTSWQVIEKLSAEHQAVKGIKFRRNYGKSAALYVGFEAAVGEVVITMDADLQDNPDELPELYRMVKEEGYDLVSGWKKKRHDPLGKTIPSKFFNWTARHISGINLHDFNCGLKAYRSEVVKSIEVYGEMHRYIPILAKRNGFSRIGEKVVVHRERQYGVSKFGIERFLKGFLDLLSLTFISKFGKRPMHLFGSLGTLMFAVGFFAALYLGIHKLYAVYHHINQALVTTSPYFYIALTSMIIGTQLFLAGFLAELVSRNNTERNKYQIEKKVNKQDDIL from the coding sequence ATGAATTTATCCATCGTAGTGCCTCTTTTTAACGAAGAAGAATCGTTAGATGAGCTATATAATTGGGTAAGGGGAGTCTTGACTCCCCTTAATATTTCCTTTGAGGTTATTTTTATCGATGACGGGAGTAACGATACCTCCTGGCAAGTAATTGAAAAGTTGAGCGCAGAACACCAAGCAGTAAAAGGGATAAAGTTTCGACGAAATTATGGCAAGTCGGCTGCCTTGTACGTTGGTTTTGAAGCGGCGGTGGGAGAGGTGGTGATAACTATGGATGCCGATCTGCAGGATAACCCCGACGAACTACCCGAGTTGTACCGTATGGTTAAAGAAGAAGGCTACGATTTAGTAAGTGGATGGAAAAAGAAAAGGCACGACCCGCTTGGAAAAACCATACCCAGTAAATTCTTTAACTGGACTGCCCGGCATATCTCCGGTATCAATCTGCACGATTTTAACTGTGGCTTAAAAGCCTACCGTAGCGAAGTAGTAAAAAGTATTGAGGTATATGGCGAAATGCACCGCTATATCCCCATCTTGGCCAAAAGAAATGGTTTTAGCAGGATAGGTGAAAAGGTGGTGGTACATCGCGAAAGGCAATATGGTGTTTCAAAGTTTGGAATAGAGCGATTTTTGAAAGGTTTTTTAGATTTGTTATCCCTAACCTTCATTTCTAAATTTGGTAAACGCCCCATGCATTTGTTCGGTAGTTTGGGTACATTAATGTTCGCTGTTGGTTTTTTTGCAGCGTTGTATCTTGGTATTCATAAGCTGTACGCAGTTTACCATCATATTAATCAGGCATTGGTAACAACGAGCCCCTATTTTTATATTGCTTTAACGAGTATGATAATCGGAACTCAATTATTTTTGGCGGGTTTTTTAGCCGAGTTGGTTTCACGCAACAATACGGAGCGAAATAAGTATCAAATAGAAAAAAAAGTAAATAAACAAGATGACATTTTATAG
- a CDS encoding class I SAM-dependent methyltransferase has translation MTFYSSIAKAYDQIFPLNKAQSDFMEALFPTLMDKKVLDCGCGTGSLAIELGRRNASVEAFDLDEAMITKAIKKCPQALNVRFTTNDLLSFATDYKPDSFNLVYCLGNTLPHLPSLKDVAHYFNEVLQVLKTDGYLVMQIVNYDRVLNDKVVELPTIETEDYSFERNYIPEPNGVIQFSTVLRDKQRDESFTQSVPLIPILKEEIKNMLSKYFTDIQFFASFKKDAWRKDSFHTIAVAKKAPGHTCKP, from the coding sequence ATGACATTTTATAGTTCGATTGCAAAAGCCTACGACCAGATTTTTCCCTTGAACAAAGCACAAAGTGATTTTATGGAGGCATTATTCCCTACCTTGATGGATAAAAAAGTTTTGGACTGTGGCTGTGGAACGGGCAGTTTGGCTATTGAGTTGGGAAGAAGAAATGCAAGCGTGGAAGCTTTTGACCTGGATGAGGCCATGATAACTAAAGCAATAAAGAAGTGCCCACAGGCTTTAAATGTGCGCTTTACAACTAATGATTTGCTTAGCTTTGCAACTGATTATAAACCGGATAGTTTTAATTTGGTTTATTGTTTAGGTAATACCTTGCCTCATTTGCCATCACTGAAAGACGTTGCACACTATTTTAACGAGGTGTTGCAGGTTTTAAAAACAGATGGTTATCTGGTAATGCAAATAGTTAACTACGATAGGGTCTTAAATGATAAGGTGGTTGAATTACCTACCATTGAAACAGAAGATTACTCATTTGAGCGTAATTACATTCCTGAACCCAACGGCGTAATTCAGTTTTCAACGGTGCTGAGGGATAAGCAGCGCGATGAATCTTTTACGCAATCCGTACCTCTTATACCTATATTAAAAGAGGAAATTAAAAATATGCTATCAAAATATTTTACAGACATACAGTTTTTTGCCTCCTTTAAAAAGGATGCCTGGCGTAAAGATTCGTTTCATACTATTGCGGTGGCCAAAAAAGCACCGGGCCACACTTGTAAACCGTGA
- the miaA gene encoding tRNA (adenosine(37)-N6)-dimethylallyltransferase MiaA, giving the protein MAHNNTPSEKTLIVIIGPTGIGKTTSSIAIANHFNTEIISADSRQIFKELSIGTATPTPQELASAKHHNIGTHSIHQYYSAWEFEQDALALCESLFAAHNQVVMTGGSMMYVDAVCKGIDDLPTIDEELREQLKNQYQNEGIESIRRQLKQLDPVFYTEVDLMNHKRLIHAVEICLMTGKPYSKLRTNTIKKRPFNIAKIGLATEREEIYERINKRVDKMIQIGLISEARSLYPYKNLNSLNTVGYKELFDCFDGKHDEAKAIELIKRNTRRYAKKQLSWFKRDKEITWFNPRELNKMISFIEQKTGAPGKSI; this is encoded by the coding sequence ATGGCGCACAATAATACTCCATCTGAAAAAACACTTATCGTTATTATTGGCCCCACGGGAATTGGCAAAACCACAAGCAGCATAGCCATTGCCAATCACTTTAACACCGAGATTATATCGGCCGACTCGAGGCAGATATTCAAGGAACTCAGCATTGGCACTGCTACACCGACACCCCAAGAGCTGGCGTCTGCCAAGCATCATAACATAGGTACACATTCTATACATCAATATTATAGCGCATGGGAATTTGAGCAAGATGCGCTGGCTCTCTGCGAAAGCTTGTTCGCCGCGCATAACCAAGTGGTAATGACCGGAGGATCAATGATGTACGTTGATGCCGTTTGCAAGGGTATCGACGATTTACCTACCATTGACGAAGAGCTTCGTGAGCAGTTGAAAAATCAATATCAGAACGAAGGAATTGAATCTATCAGAAGGCAACTAAAACAGTTGGATCCTGTTTTTTACACAGAAGTAGACCTAATGAACCACAAAAGGCTTATACATGCTGTGGAGATATGCCTGATGACCGGTAAACCCTATAGCAAGTTGCGCACCAATACGATAAAAAAAAGACCATTTAATATAGCAAAGATAGGCTTAGCTACTGAACGAGAAGAAATTTACGAGCGCATCAACAAACGGGTGGATAAGATGATACAAATAGGCCTCATAAGTGAAGCACGAAGCTTATATCCATATAAAAATCTCAACTCACTAAATACGGTAGGCTACAAAGAACTATTTGATTGTTTTGATGGCAAGCACGATGAAGCAAAAGCCATTGAGCTTATAAAAAGAAACACACGCCGTTATGCCAAAAAACAACTATCGTGGTTTAAGCGCGATAAAGAAATTACTTGGTTTAATCCGCGCGAGTTAAATAAAATGATTAGCTTTATAGAACAAAAAACAGGAGCACCGGGCAAATCGATTTAA
- a CDS encoding IS1096 element passenger TnpR family protein, whose product MTIRLRIISAEDDDFLREIEISGDATFLELHHFIQKTLNFDPSQMASFFTTDDAWHKDKEITLMDMAIEESDASLIMSETTLKQLLSDKKQRMIYTFDFFNDRNLFIEMDKISHSECPKPKCTQEKGNAPEQLDMSSLLEATMGESSATKKNLPYDDDFGDDDDFNDPLISYTDDLDDY is encoded by the coding sequence ATGACAATTAGGTTAAGAATAATATCGGCAGAAGACGACGATTTTTTACGAGAAATAGAAATAAGCGGAGACGCAACATTTTTAGAACTGCATCATTTTATTCAGAAAACATTAAATTTTGACCCCAGCCAGATGGCTTCATTTTTCACTACCGATGATGCGTGGCACAAGGATAAGGAAATTACACTAATGGACATGGCCATCGAGGAATCGGACGCTTCCCTTATTATGTCGGAAACCACACTAAAGCAATTGCTATCGGATAAAAAGCAAAGAATGATTTACACCTTTGATTTTTTTAACGATCGTAACCTGTTTATCGAAATGGATAAAATCTCCCACTCAGAATGTCCCAAACCCAAATGCACCCAGGAAAAAGGTAATGCTCCGGAACAATTGGATATGAGCAGTTTACTGGAGGCAACGATGGGCGAATCCTCAGCAACTAAAAAAAACCTCCCTTATGATGATGATTTTGGTGACGACGATGACTTTAATGATCCTTTAATATCCTATACCGACGACCTGGACGATTACTAA
- a CDS encoding c-type cytochrome, whose protein sequence is MKFLTFISVLILFIGSIACKQNTNDTNSSDAGNTLGTSPASSIKNRNSRFDAGKLVYDRNCKVCHQANRMGMPRVYPPLKNTKRVNGDKDYLIDIMLNGMSGEIIVEGIKYNGVMAAYRNLSNQQIADVLNYIRSDGQAANDLVTPADVKQKR, encoded by the coding sequence ATGAAATTTTTGACTTTTATTAGTGTTCTAATTTTATTTATCGGTTCAATTGCTTGTAAGCAGAATACAAACGATACAAATTCTTCAGATGCCGGAAATACACTTGGTACAAGTCCTGCCTCCTCAATAAAAAACAGAAATAGCCGTTTTGATGCAGGTAAATTGGTTTACGACAGAAACTGCAAAGTATGTCATCAGGCAAATAGGATGGGGATGCCCCGGGTTTATCCGCCGCTAAAAAATACGAAGAGAGTTAATGGCGATAAAGACTATTTGATAGATATTATGCTCAATGGCATGAGTGGCGAAATAATCGTAGAGGGTATCAAATACAATGGGGTTATGGCCGCGTATCGTAACCTGAGCAATCAGCAGATTGCTGATGTACTTAACTACATAAGAAGCGATGGACAGGCTGCCAATGATTTGGTGACACCCGCGGATGTAAAGCAAAAAAGATAA
- a CDS encoding PLP-dependent transferase, with the protein MAKKQGYTTSSVHTPFVKDDAYSALHMPIYDGVAYEFESSLEMEKVFTGQKVAHVYSRTSNPTVGYFEEKLKRISGAKNAMSFSSGMAAITTTLLSIVPPGGNIVSSNQLFGHTYAFLKSTIQRWNIQVKFVDMNNLAQVAAAIDKQTGLLFFETITNPQLEIFDIEALAALAHSNNIPLVADSTLTPPYVFNSLDAGVDVEVISTTKFISGGAAAVGGAILDNGSFDWSNSLALKEWDTNFPGNALMARIRKEMFRHLGGSMTAHTAHFLILGLDTLALRVDRCVENCMALGKYFEQHTKVVAVNYPGLKSSVGYARSKKYFSGKPGAVMTIDLKTKESCYQFMDGLKMVRRATNLNDNKTLIIHPSSTIYAEFSDTDRENMALRDTMLRLSVGIEDVQDLIEDFKQAFYIV; encoded by the coding sequence ATGGCAAAAAAACAAGGATATACCACAAGCTCTGTGCATACTCCATTTGTTAAAGATGATGCCTACAGCGCCTTGCACATGCCCATTTATGATGGGGTGGCGTATGAGTTTGAATCGTCGTTGGAAATGGAAAAAGTATTTACCGGTCAAAAGGTGGCACATGTCTACAGTAGAACCTCCAACCCAACCGTGGGGTATTTTGAGGAAAAATTAAAAAGGATTTCAGGAGCAAAAAATGCAATGTCTTTTTCGTCCGGTATGGCGGCAATAACTACCACTTTGCTATCTATTGTGCCACCGGGTGGTAATATTGTTTCTTCCAATCAGCTCTTTGGGCACACTTATGCCTTTTTAAAAAGCACCATTCAAAGATGGAATATTCAGGTTAAGTTTGTCGATATGAATAACCTGGCCCAGGTCGCAGCAGCTATCGACAAGCAAACAGGACTTTTGTTTTTCGAGACTATCACTAATCCACAACTGGAAATATTTGACATTGAAGCATTGGCAGCTTTAGCGCACAGCAACAATATACCATTGGTAGCCGATTCCACGCTTACTCCGCCCTATGTTTTTAACTCATTGGATGCCGGCGTTGATGTGGAGGTGATATCTACCACCAAATTTATTTCGGGTGGGGCGGCGGCTGTGGGGGGTGCCATATTAGACAACGGTAGCTTTGATTGGTCCAATTCTTTGGCATTGAAGGAGTGGGATACCAACTTTCCGGGAAATGCCCTTATGGCCAGGATACGAAAAGAAATGTTTCGTCACTTGGGAGGCAGCATGACAGCTCACACAGCTCATTTCTTAATCTTAGGACTGGATACTTTAGCTTTAAGAGTAGATAGATGCGTGGAGAATTGTATGGCCCTGGGTAAGTATTTTGAACAACATACGAAGGTTGTAGCGGTGAATTATCCAGGATTAAAATCAAGTGTGGGATATGCCAGGAGCAAGAAGTATTTTTCGGGAAAACCCGGAGCTGTTATGACCATCGACTTAAAAACGAAGGAAAGTTGCTATCAATTTATGGATGGGCTGAAAATGGTGCGCAGGGCAACCAATTTAAATGATAACAAAACGCTCATCATACATCCCTCGTCAACCATCTATGCCGAGTTTTCTGATACGGATCGGGAAAATATGGCCCTTCGCGATACAATGTTAAGGCTGTCGGTGGGCATAGAAGATGTGCAGGATTTAATAGAAGATTTTAAACAGGCCTTTTATATAGTGTGA
- a CDS encoding BamA/TamA family outer membrane protein, translating into MKLTGYLVIKKKALVLGCLFGLLKFTVNAQTDTLSHADRTGIMQRVANFADWGVDLITFKKENYTFFLLPVMAYEERTKLAIGVMPVWRFYLGKGKAGRHHEGLYYRPSNVSPSLVTSTTGMYQFEFNSDFYFIKDWYIQSKWIYQWMPDKYYPVGNDVDKTLYSDVDIKKIEFAGRLMKGLNKEVFVGLNYDVGFYDVKNKYANNLTADIAGFNGQNVVGGGLVVSYDSRNSIVYSNTGSFVSVAHLWYPKKLGDFAFSTLTFDARHFFKLGSRGKVLGAQLYIKSATGNIPFYRMPVLGGKNLFRGIAQPYKYMDKNSMYLQAAYRSPIWWRLGYEVFAGAGRVHSQWDGSLLKHMHLMGGLGLRVKVLEEEGLSVRFDYGMSTTGDTGLFFTLGEAF; encoded by the coding sequence ATGAAATTGACCGGCTATTTGGTAATTAAAAAAAAGGCGCTTGTTCTCGGATGTTTATTTGGGTTGTTAAAATTTACAGTAAACGCGCAGACGGACACTTTAAGCCATGCCGATAGGACCGGTATAATGCAGAGGGTAGCCAATTTTGCGGATTGGGGCGTTGACTTGATTACTTTCAAAAAAGAAAACTATACTTTTTTTTTGCTGCCTGTTATGGCCTATGAAGAGCGCACAAAGTTGGCAATTGGTGTAATGCCTGTGTGGCGCTTTTATCTGGGAAAAGGCAAAGCTGGCCGGCATCATGAGGGCTTGTACTACAGGCCTTCCAATGTTTCACCTTCTTTAGTTACATCCACTACCGGAATGTATCAGTTTGAATTTAATTCGGACTTCTATTTTATAAAAGATTGGTATATTCAAAGTAAATGGATTTACCAATGGATGCCCGATAAATACTATCCCGTGGGCAACGATGTGGATAAAACCTTGTATTCGGATGTAGATATAAAAAAAATTGAGTTTGCGGGCAGGTTGATGAAAGGGCTTAACAAAGAGGTTTTTGTGGGGCTGAATTATGATGTGGGTTTTTACGATGTAAAAAATAAATATGCTAACAACTTAACTGCGGATATAGCAGGTTTTAATGGGCAAAACGTGGTGGGGGGTGGACTCGTAGTTAGTTACGATAGTAGAAACAGTATTGTGTACTCCAATACCGGCAGTTTTGTAAGCGTGGCTCACCTTTGGTATCCCAAAAAATTAGGTGATTTTGCTTTTTCTACATTAACGTTTGACGCGCGTCATTTCTTTAAATTGGGTTCCCGGGGTAAAGTATTGGGTGCCCAGTTGTATATTAAATCAGCTACAGGTAATATACCTTTTTATCGTATGCCGGTGCTTGGCGGAAAAAATCTTTTCCGAGGAATTGCCCAGCCCTATAAATATATGGATAAAAACAGTATGTACTTGCAGGCTGCCTATCGCTCGCCTATATGGTGGCGATTGGGCTACGAGGTGTTTGCCGGTGCCGGTAGGGTGCACTCCCAATGGGATGGCTCCTTGTTGAAGCATATGCACCTAATGGGAGGCCTGGGTTTAAGAGTAAAAGTTTTGGAAGAAGAAGGGCTAAGTGTCCGATTTGACTATGGTATGTCTACCACTGGTGATACAGGATTGTTTTTTACGTTAGGCGAAGCCTTTTAA
- a CDS encoding RrF2 family transcriptional regulator, with amino-acid sequence MKFSKKTEYGLRFLLSLSELGDDKFMGIYHISLRHAIPMKFLEAIAVLLKKAGLLEVKKGAGGGYKLKHSPEEISLLMVFECLEDTYKNELNVSGDMSNNQKAVTLVLNQTITDVKALLAQRTLADIQKEYKDLNASLMYYI; translated from the coding sequence ATGAAATTTTCCAAAAAAACAGAATACGGATTGCGATTTCTGCTTTCGTTGTCCGAATTGGGTGATGATAAATTCATGGGAATTTACCATATTTCCTTACGTCATGCAATTCCGATGAAGTTTTTAGAGGCCATTGCCGTACTACTTAAAAAGGCCGGATTGTTGGAAGTGAAAAAAGGTGCCGGGGGAGGTTACAAGTTAAAACACAGTCCGGAAGAAATCTCCCTGTTAATGGTCTTTGAATGTCTGGAAGATACCTATAAAAACGAGCTCAACGTTTCTGGTGATATGAGCAACAATCAAAAAGCCGTTACCTTGGTACTCAATCAAACGATTACTGATGTAAAGGCCTTGCTGGCGCAACGAACCTTGGCGGATATCCAAAAGGAATACAAAGATTTGAATGCAAGTTTGATGTACTACATTTAG